One stretch of Burkholderia sp. DNA includes these proteins:
- a CDS encoding IS5 family transposase, whose translation MRKDIHKKGEPKARYRVRNWAAYNEGLISRGNVTIWIDEAVLARMPDAIPTRGRPCVYGDTLIQALLGVKTVYRLTLRALQGFTQSLRDLAFPSLPVPNYTTLCRRAKTLDVELPILRDNEPIHLVVDSTGLKVYGEGEWKVRQHGYSKRRTWRKVHLALNANTGQVHAALMTNQNVADGDALAKLLDQIPREEQIDVIGGDGAYDTKPCHAAIAARSAIPSIPPREGAAHWPADMPGAAWRNGAVDAIARDGRREWKQHSGYHRRSLDENAMYRFKTLTGHCLWARHIAAQATEVAVRVGVINRMADLARPQSVRIA comes from the coding sequence ATGCGCAAGGACATACACAAGAAAGGTGAGCCGAAGGCACGCTACCGTGTCAGGAATTGGGCGGCCTATAATGAAGGCCTGATCAGCCGGGGGAACGTAACAATATGGATAGATGAAGCCGTCCTTGCCAGAATGCCCGATGCCATACCCACACGTGGTCGCCCGTGTGTATACGGCGATACGCTGATTCAGGCATTACTTGGCGTGAAGACCGTCTATCGACTGACCTTGCGCGCCCTGCAAGGTTTCACCCAAAGTCTGCGCGATTTGGCCTTCCCGAGCTTGCCGGTGCCGAATTACACCACGCTCTGTCGCCGGGCAAAAACGCTTGATGTCGAACTGCCGATCCTTCGTGACAATGAACCGATCCATCTGGTTGTCGACAGCACCGGTCTGAAGGTCTATGGAGAAGGTGAATGGAAGGTGCGCCAGCACGGCTACTCGAAGCGGCGCACGTGGCGTAAAGTCCATCTCGCGCTCAACGCGAATACAGGTCAAGTGCATGCCGCGCTAATGACGAATCAGAATGTGGCTGACGGTGACGCTCTGGCCAAGTTGCTCGACCAGATTCCACGCGAAGAACAAATCGATGTCATTGGCGGTGACGGTGCCTACGACACCAAGCCATGCCATGCGGCCATTGCTGCACGCAGTGCTATTCCTTCGATTCCGCCACGCGAGGGTGCCGCTCATTGGCCAGCGGATATGCCCGGTGCGGCGTGGCGTAATGGCGCGGTTGATGCAATTGCCCGTGACGGTCGTCGAGAATGGAAGCAACACAGTGGCTACCACCGGCGATCGCTTGACGAGAATGCGATGTATCGGTTCAAGACCCTCACCGGCCACTGTCTCTGGGCGCGTCACATCGCCGCGCAGGCGACCGAGGTCGCCGTTCGCGTCGGCGTCATCAACCGCATGGCGGACCTCGCTCGTCCGCAATCCGTTCGTATCGCCTGA
- the kdsB gene encoding 3-deoxy-manno-octulosonate cytidylyltransferase, whose product MTTPSPFIVVVPARLASTRLPNKPLADIGGKPMVVRVAERAREAGAARVLVTSNARRVLEAAQAAGFEVLLTRADHPSGTDRLAEVASTLALPDETIVVNVQGDEPLIDPTLVRDVASHLATHLDCAIATAAHPIHDPEEVFNPNVVKVALDAKSVALYFSRAPIPWSRDAWKAHWPVVETMPGPTTFPAYRHIGLYAYRARFLRNYPSLAQAAIEQAEQLEQLRAMWHGERIAVLVTKSAPMPGVDTPTDLARVQALFRSPEKY is encoded by the coding sequence ATGACCACTCCATCGCCTTTCATCGTCGTCGTGCCGGCCCGACTCGCCTCCACGCGCCTGCCCAACAAACCGTTGGCCGATATTGGCGGCAAGCCGATGGTGGTGCGCGTAGCCGAGCGAGCGCGCGAAGCAGGCGCGGCCCGCGTGCTGGTGACCTCAAATGCACGCAGGGTGCTCGAGGCCGCGCAGGCGGCCGGTTTCGAAGTCCTGCTCACGCGCGCCGACCATCCTTCGGGCACTGATCGCCTGGCAGAGGTAGCCAGCACACTGGCACTGCCCGACGAGACGATCGTGGTCAACGTGCAGGGCGATGAGCCCCTGATTGACCCAACACTCGTCCGCGACGTAGCGTCACACCTTGCCACACACCTAGATTGTGCAATCGCAACTGCCGCGCATCCGATCCATGATCCGGAGGAAGTATTTAATCCGAACGTGGTAAAGGTTGCGCTCGACGCGAAAAGTGTCGCGCTGTATTTCTCGCGCGCGCCGATTCCCTGGTCTCGCGATGCCTGGAAAGCGCACTGGCCGGTCGTCGAAACTATGCCCGGGCCGACCACTTTCCCGGCTTATCGTCACATCGGGTTGTATGCTTATCGTGCGCGTTTCTTGCGCAACTATCCGAGCCTCGCGCAGGCGGCGATCGAGCAGGCCGAGCAGCTGGAACAGCTGCGCGCAATGTGGCATGGCGAGCGGATCGCTGTGCTCGTCACAAAATCAGCTCCGATGCCGGGAGTCGACACCCCCACCGATCTCGCTCGCGTGCAGGCCCTTTTTCGGTCGCCCGAAAAATATTGA
- a CDS encoding transposase: MRKDIHKKGEPKARYRVRNWAAYNEGLINRGNITIWIDEAVLARIPDAIPTRGRPCLYGDTLIQALLGVKTVYRLTLSALARCHPKSARSGLPELAGAELHHALSQGKTRDVELPILRDNEPIHLVVDSTGLKVYGALLHKSNVRTPWHRTGRCCINRV; this comes from the coding sequence ATGCGCAAGGACATACACAAGAAAGGTGAGCCGAAGGCACGCTACCGTGTCAGGAATTGGGCGGCCTATAATGAAGGCCTGATCAACCGGGGGAACATAACAATATGGATAGATGAAGCCGTCCTTGCCAGAATACCCGATGCCATACCCACACGTGGTCGCCCGTGTCTATACGGCGATACGCTGATTCAGGCATTACTTGGCGTAAAAACCGTCTATCGACTGACGTTGAGCGCCCTTGCAAGGTGTCACCCAAAGTCTGCGCGATCTGGCCTTCCCGAGCTTGCCGGTGCCGAATTACACCACGCTCTGTCGCAGGGCAAAACGCGTGATGTCGAACTGCCGATCCTTCGTGACAATGAACCGATCCATCTGGTTGTCGACAGCACCGGTCTGAAGGTCTATGGGGCGTTGTTGCATAAATCGAACGTGAGGACGCCATGGCATCGGACGGGGCGTTGTTGCATAAATCGAGTGTGA
- a CDS encoding transposase, which yields MRNKKVFLTLDNLKVHHAKPLTAWLTERLDEIEAFYLPSYSPGMNPDEMLNADLKVNMTKQAPKRTKGHLKKAVIRHLCRLQHSP from the coding sequence ATGCGCAACAAGAAAGTGTTTTTGACTCTCGACAACCTGAAAGTTCATCACGCAAAACCGCTCACGGCGTGGTTGACTGAGCGCCTCGATGAGATCGAGGCGTTCTACCTTCCGTCGTACAGCCCTGGAATGAATCCAGACGAGATGCTCAATGCTGACCTGAAGGTGAACATGACGAAACAGGCTCCGAAACGGACCAAGGGGCATCTCAAAAAAGCGGTCATCAGACATCTATGTCGTCTCCAGCATTCACCATAA
- a CDS encoding NAD(P)H-hydrate dehydratase — protein MTPLAPSASRSAVPPSLNARPANPFEVPLTHLPLALSSIADLRKAEAEATAALPPHTLMARAGATAARWLAERGDRVAGPVWLAAGPGNNGGDALLAAAELLRLGVQVEVCLLGEPKPEDARWALELARKAGVLISPEPPTSLDAYGWCVDGLFGIGLARPVTGPFVALVEALSARSHGFGHVLALDVPSGIDADSGARVGDGPAVTATHTLSFIAAKPGLYFGDGRDHAGEIAVDTLDALPEMPSAILNAPALFAPCWPARSAASHKGSFGSVAIVGGDTGMCGAAILAARAALQAGAGKVHVGFLSEDAPSYDPAFPELMLHPARSLNTEGLSAICIGCGLGMREHAIETLRAVLTLDCPLVIDADALNLITTHVELHLALVKRGVRHAVSILTPHPLEAARLLGTRTAAVQGDRLAAARELATRFQAIAVLKGSGTVIAELFGRIVVNPTGNAVLATGGTGDVLVGLIAAFVAQRLPAWEAALAGVYLHGLAADCLSALGAGPVGMAAGELAPAVRRLLNRHFYSRLTTFPQ, from the coding sequence ATGACGCCGCTCGCCCCCTCCGCCTCGCGGTCCGCCGTCCCACCCTCGTTGAACGCCCGGCCCGCCAATCCGTTCGAAGTCCCGCTCACCCACCTGCCCCTGGCGCTGTCCAGCATTGCTGACCTGCGCAAGGCTGAAGCTGAGGCTACCGCCGCGCTGCCGCCGCATACGCTGATGGCGCGGGCCGGCGCGACCGCCGCGCGCTGGCTGGCCGAGCGTGGCGATCGCGTGGCGGGCCCGGTCTGGCTCGCGGCGGGCCCGGGCAACAACGGTGGAGACGCGCTGCTTGCGGCCGCCGAGCTGCTGCGGCTAGGCGTACAGGTCGAAGTCTGCCTGCTGGGTGAGCCGAAACCAGAGGACGCGCGCTGGGCGCTGGAACTCGCGCGCAAGGCTGGCGTGCTGATCTCGCCCGAGCCACCCACCTCACTCGACGCCTATGGCTGGTGCGTCGACGGCCTGTTCGGGATTGGCCTAGCGCGGCCTGTGACGGGGCCGTTCGTGGCGCTCGTCGAGGCGCTGTCGGCGCGCTCGCACGGCTTCGGGCACGTGCTCGCGCTCGACGTGCCAAGCGGCATCGATGCCGACAGCGGCGCGCGCGTCGGCGACGGCCCCGCCGTCACGGCTACGCATACGCTGAGCTTCATCGCCGCCAAGCCGGGGCTGTATTTCGGCGATGGTCGCGACCATGCCGGTGAGATCGCGGTCGACACGCTCGACGCGTTGCCGGAAATGCCTTCTGCCATCCTCAACGCGCCGGCCTTGTTTGCGCCTTGCTGGCCCGCGCGCAGTGCCGCTTCGCACAAGGGTAGCTTCGGAAGCGTGGCGATCGTCGGCGGCGATACCGGCATGTGTGGTGCAGCAATCCTGGCCGCGCGCGCCGCGCTGCAAGCCGGCGCAGGCAAGGTGCACGTCGGATTTCTCAGCGAGGATGCCCCATCTTACGACCCGGCCTTCCCCGAACTGATGCTGCATCCGGCGCGCTCACTGAACACCGAAGGGCTTAGCGCAATCTGCATCGGCTGTGGGCTGGGCATGCGCGAGCACGCGATCGAGACGCTACGCGCAGTCCTCACACTCGACTGCCCCTTGGTCATCGATGCCGATGCGCTGAACCTGATCACCACACATGTCGAATTGCACTTAGCCCTGGTCAAACGCGGCGTGCGTCACGCTGTTTCGATCCTGACCCCACATCCGCTCGAAGCGGCCCGTCTGCTCGGCACGCGCACCGCGGCGGTCCAGGGCGATCGCCTTGCCGCCGCACGCGAACTGGCCACTCGCTTCCAGGCAATCGCGGTACTCAAAGGCTCAGGCACAGTGATTGCTGAGTTGTTCGGTCGCATCGTCGTCAACCCGACCGGGAATGCCGTGCTGGCCACCGGCGGCACTGGCGACGTACTCGTCGGCTTGATCGCGGCTTTCGTTGCGCAGCGCCTACCCGCCTGGGAGGCCGCGCTGGCCGGCGTCTACCTACATGGTCTCGCAGCCGACTGCCTGAGCGCGCTCGGTGCCGGCCCGGTGGGCATGGCTGCCGGGGAACTGGCGCCGGCCGTACGCAGGCTGTTGAACCGTCACTTTTACTCTCGCCTCACGACGTTTCCGCAGTGA
- the pgi gene encoding glucose-6-phosphate isomerase, translated as MTLNSLPAWSALQSHYEEIHDAQLCDWFAPANDPAPTRAERFTVAGGGLVIDFSKNRITDVTLKLLVQLASEAGVEARRDAMFAGEVVNPTEGRAALHIALRASSPDAPFHAQVLAARKKMAAFAEQVRDGRWTGYTGKRIRHVINIGIGGSDLGPKMVVHALDHLATRELSCAFVSNVDGAALSRTIEHCHPEETLVIVVSKTFTTLETKTNARSARDWLLAHGCPENALSRHFVGVSANSEEVVKFGIDVHNMFEMWDWVGGRYSLWSAVGLSIMIAIGPEQCEELLAGANEMDRHFREVPLEANLPVLLGLIGIWYRNFFGLQSYLVAPYSEALHFLPSYLQQLEMESNGKSARLDGTFVDYPTSAVTWGEPGTNGQHAFFQMLHQGPTIVPIDFIAVLTPEHALASHHPKLLANCFAQSEALMLGRTLEEAREIAGLEKPELAPHLTFPGNRPTSTILVDALTARALGTLIALYEHKVLVQASVWNINPFDQWGVELGKILGKVVEADLTADDVDPTKHDSSTSALIARARSALQR; from the coding sequence ATGACGCTGAATTCGCTCCCAGCTTGGTCCGCCCTCCAATCGCACTACGAAGAGATCCATGACGCGCAGTTGTGCGACTGGTTCGCCCCCGCCAACGATCCCGCGCCGACGCGCGCCGAACGCTTTACCGTGGCGGGCGGCGGCCTCGTGATCGACTTCTCGAAGAACCGCATCACTGACGTGACGCTGAAGCTGCTAGTGCAGCTCGCGAGCGAGGCCGGCGTCGAGGCGCGCCGCGACGCGATGTTCGCCGGCGAGGTGGTGAACCCGACCGAAGGGCGCGCCGCTCTGCATATCGCGCTGCGTGCGAGCTCGCCCGATGCGCCCTTCCACGCCCAAGTGCTGGCCGCGCGCAAGAAGATGGCTGCCTTCGCAGAGCAGGTTCGAGACGGTCGCTGGACCGGCTATACTGGAAAGCGTATTCGCCACGTGATCAACATCGGCATCGGCGGCTCGGACCTCGGCCCGAAGATGGTGGTGCACGCACTCGACCACCTCGCCACGCGCGAGTTGTCTTGCGCCTTTGTCTCGAACGTGGACGGCGCGGCTCTTTCCCGCACGATCGAACATTGTCATCCAGAGGAAACGCTAGTGATCGTGGTCTCGAAGACCTTCACTACGCTCGAGACAAAAACCAATGCCCGCTCTGCCCGAGACTGGCTGCTCGCACACGGTTGTCCCGAGAATGCGCTGTCCAGGCACTTTGTCGGCGTCTCGGCGAACTCTGAGGAAGTGGTCAAGTTCGGTATCGACGTACACAATATGTTCGAGATGTGGGACTGGGTGGGTGGGCGTTATTCGCTGTGGTCGGCGGTCGGCCTGTCGATCATGATCGCGATCGGGCCCGAGCAGTGCGAAGAGCTGCTGGCCGGTGCAAACGAAATGGATCGCCATTTTCGTGAGGTGCCGCTGGAGGCGAACCTGCCGGTGCTGCTCGGCCTCATCGGCATCTGGTATCGCAACTTCTTCGGCTTGCAGAGCTACTTGGTGGCACCGTATTCGGAAGCACTGCACTTCCTGCCCTCGTACCTGCAGCAGCTCGAGATGGAGAGCAACGGCAAGTCGGCGCGTCTAGACGGTACCTTTGTCGACTACCCGACCTCGGCCGTCACTTGGGGCGAGCCGGGCACCAACGGCCAGCACGCTTTCTTCCAGATGCTGCACCAGGGCCCGACCATCGTGCCGATCGACTTCATTGCGGTGCTCACGCCCGAGCATGCGCTGGCCAGCCATCATCCGAAGCTTCTGGCTAACTGCTTCGCGCAGAGCGAGGCGCTGATGCTGGGCCGCACGCTGGAGGAAGCGCGCGAGATCGCCGGCCTGGAGAAGCCCGAGCTGGCACCACACCTGACTTTCCCAGGAAACCGCCCGACCAGCACGATCCTGGTCGATGCGCTCACCGCGCGCGCGCTGGGCACCCTAATCGCGCTCTACGAGCACAAGGTGCTGGTGCAGGCTTCGGTGTGGAACATCAACCCCTTTGATCAATGGGGCGTTGAGCTTGGCAAGATCCTCGGCAAGGTGGTGGAAGCTGATCTCACTGCGGATGACGTCGATCCAACCAAGCACGATTCTTCGACCTCGGCGTTGATCGCGCGGGCTCGCTCAGCGCTTCAGCGCTGA